The proteins below come from a single Rhinolophus ferrumequinum isolate MPI-CBG mRhiFer1 chromosome 8, mRhiFer1_v1.p, whole genome shotgun sequence genomic window:
- the ASDURF gene encoding ASNSD1 upstream open reading frame protein — protein sequence MEIPFREARPENGAGLVPADNSAPHKEELSFKIKEQKIVVDELSNLKKHRKVYRQQQNSNIFFLADRTEMLSESKNILDELKKEYQEIENSEKNKTKK from the exons ATGGAGATTCCCTTCCGGGAGGCGCGCCCAGAAAACGGAGCCGGGCTGGTCCCAGCCGACAACTCGGCCCCTCACAAAGAGGAGCTTAGCTTCAAG attaaagaacaaaaaattgtTGTGGATGAACTTTCTAACCTGAAGAAACACAGG AAAGTATATAGGCAACAACAGAACAGCAACATATTCTTTCTTGCAGACCGAACAGAAATGCTTTCTGAAAGCAAAA ATATATTGGATGAGCTGAAAAAAGAataccaagaaatagaaaactcagAGAAGAACAAAACCAAGAAATAG
- the ASNSD1 gene encoding asparagine synthetase domain-containing protein 1, whose amino-acid sequence MCGICCSVSFSVEHFSEDLKEDLLYNLKRRGPHSSKQLLRANEYYQCLFSGHVLHLRGVLTAQPLEDERGNVFLWNGEVFSGIKVEAKENDTQIMFNYLSSCQNDSDILSLFSEVQGPWSFIYYQASNHHLWFGRDFFGRRSLLWHFSNLGKSFCLSSVGAQMSEVADQWQEVPASGIFRIDLKSTSISKSVVLKLYPWKCISKENVIKKCVDSLTQISANLPTFVSVVANEAKLYLKEPVVPLNTMLPQASFATHCSNISSMPPTRQTLQGFLADGNMKERVQQFIDVLSIAVKRRVLCLLRDENLTPSEDLKTCDRKANVAILFSGGIDSMVIATLADRHIPLDEPIDLLNVAFMTKEKTIPTGFNKKRSKQKTCEILEDSSEESSKNAAAAAAAAAAPDKQFSVPDRITGRAGLKELQAANPFRIWNFVEINVSLEELQKLRRTQICHLVQPLETVLDDSIGCAVWFASRGIGRLVTQDEVKSYQSNAKVVLTGIGADEQLAGYSRHRVCFQKHGLDGLNKEIEMELGRISSRNLGRDDRVVGDHGKEARFPFLDENVVSFLNSLPIWEKANLTLPRGIGEKLILRLAAMELGLTTSALLPKRAMQFGSRIAKMEKNNEKASDKCARLQVISLENLSVEKEITM is encoded by the exons ATGTGTGGCATTTGTTGTTCTGTAAGCTTTTCCGTTGAACATTTTAGCGAAGATTTGAAGGAGGATTTACTCTATAATCTTAAACGACGGGGACCACATAGTAGCAAACAATTGTTAAGGGCTAATGAATACTACCAGTGTTTATTTTCTGGTCATGTGCTTCACTTAAGAGGTGTTTTGACTGCTCAGCCTCTGGAAGATGAGAGAGGCAATGTGTTTCTGTGGAATGGAGAAGTCTTTAGTGGAATAAAGGTTGAAGCCAAAGAGAATGATACTCAAATAATGTTTAATTATCTTTCCTCTTGTCAAAATGACTCTGATATTTTGTCACTCTTCTCAGAAGTCCAAGGTCCTTGGTCTTTTATATATTATCAAGCATCTAATCATCATTTGTGGTTTGGTAGGGATTTTTTTGGTCGCCGTAGCTTGCTTTGGCATTTTAGTAATTTGGGCAAGAGTTTCTGCCTCTCTTCAGTTGGTGCCCAAATGTCTGAAGTGGCCGATCAATGGCAAGAAGTTCCAGCATCTGGAATTTTTAGAATCGATCTCAAATCTACTTCCATTTCTAaatctgtagttttaaaattgtatcctTGGAAATGTATTTCTAAGGAGAATGTTATCAAAAAATGTGTTGATAGCCTGACCCAGATTTCAGCAAACTTGCCAACATTTGTATCAGTAGTAGCAAATGAAGCCAAACTATATCTCAAAGAACCTGTTGTTCCTTTAAATACGATGTTGCCGCAAGCTTCATTTGCTACTCATTGCAGTAACATTTCCAGCATGCCTCCTACAAGACAGACACTTCAGGGTTTTCTTGCTGATGGAAACATGAAGGAAAGAGTTCAGCAGTTCATTGATGTCCTGAGTATTGCGGTCAAGAGACGAGTCTTATGTTTACTGAGGGATGAAAACCTGACCCCAAGTGAAGATTTGAAAACTTGTGATAGGAAAGCAAATGTTGCAATCCTGTTTTCTGGGGGTATTGATTCCATGGTTATTGCAACTCTTGCTGACCGTCATATTCCTTTAGATGAACCAATCGATCTTCTTAATGTGGCTTTCATGACTAAAGAAAAGACCATCCCAACTGGTTTTAACAAAAAAAGGAGTAAACAGAAAACTTGTGAAATTTTAGAGGATTCTTCTGAAGAATCCTCTAAAaacgctgctgctgctgccgctgctgctgctgctcctgatAAACAATTCAGTGTGCCAGACCGAATCACAGGAAGAGCTGGACTAAAGGAACTGCAAGCTGCTAACCCTTTCCGGATTTGGAATTTTGTTGAAATTAATGTTTCTCTTGAAGAACTGCAAAAATTAAGAAGGACTCAAATATGTCACTTAGTTCAGCCCTTGGAGACAGTGTTGGATGATAGCATTGGCTGTGCAGTCTGGTTTGCTTCTAGAGGAATTGGTCGGTTAGTGACCCAGGATGAAGTGAAGTCGTACCAGAGCAATGCAAAG GTAGTTCTTACTGGAATTGGTGCAGATGAGCAACTTGCAGGTTACTCTCGTCATCGTGTCTGCTTTCAGAAACATGGGCTGGACGGATtgaataaggaaattgagatggAACTGGGTCGAATTTCTTCTAGAAATCTTGGTCGTGATGACAGAGTTGTTGGTGATCATGGAAAAGAAGCAAG atttcctTTCCTGGATGAAAATGTTGTCTCCTTTCTAAATTCCCTACCAATTTGGGAAAAGGCAAACTTGACTTTACCCCGTGGAATTGGTGAAAAACTAATTTTGCGTCTTGCAGCAATGGAACTTGGTCTTACAACCTCTGCTCTTCTGCCAAAACGGGCCATGCAGTTTGGATCCAGAAttgcaaaaatggaaaagaataatgaaaaggcATCTGATAAATGTGCAAGGCTCCAAGTCATTTCCTTAGAAAACCTCTCTGTTGAAAAGGAGATTACAATGTAA